The DNA window GGATACTGACCCCATACCACCGGTGTTTAAACCGGTGTCGCCTTCGCCGATGCGTTTGTAATCCTTTGCTTCAGGCAATATTTTATAGCTGTTGCCATCCGTCATCACAAAAACGGAAAGTTCAATGCCCTGCAGAAATTGTTCTATAACTACTTTAGAGCTGGCATCACCAAACTTTGCTTCAGTAAGCATTTCTGCAAGTTCCTGCCGCGCTTCTTCAAGTGTAAGGCATATCAATACTCCTTTGCCTGCAGCAAGCCCGTCTGCTTTTAGTACTATAGGCAATCCTGCTGTTGCCAGGTAATCAAAGCCTTCTTGTAGAGTGTCACGGTTAAATGTTTTTGATGCAGCTGTAGGTATATTGTGGCGCTGCATAAATGCTTTACTAAAATCTTTACTTCCTTCCAGTTGGGCGGCTTCCTGCTGCGGGCCAACCACTGGGATGTGCTTTATCTGCTCATCAGCCAAAAAGAAATCATGAATGCCTTTAACCAGTGGTTCTTCCGGGCCAACCAGTACAAGGTTTATAGAGTTGGTAAGGCAAAATGCTTTAATGCCTTCAAAATCAGTAACCTTCAAATTTACATTAGTGCCATACTGACCGGTACCGGCATTACCCGGAGCAATAAATAACTGTGAGCACTTTGGGCTTTGTGATATCTTCCAGGCAAAGGCGCTTTCCCGCCCGCCCGATCCAAGGATGAGGATGTTCATGGCGGTAAAGATAAATTAATGTGCGGATATGCAGATGCGCCGATTTGCAGATAGTTAATTGACCAATAAACAATCAACCTGTTATATCGGTCGTGCTTTAGTCTTTTGCCTTTCAGCTTTAAGGCCAAAATTGTACCTTTGTCTGTCAAAATGACCTTGAAATTACCATGGCGCAATTATTGAGTTTGTGGTATCATAATAAAATAACATGTTAGAATTTTTCAGTAAGCTTTTCGGAAGCAAGTCAGAGCGGGATGTAAAAAGCATACAACCAATGGTCGAGAAGATCAAAGCGGAGTATGACAAGTTAGGCCAGTTGAGTAACGACGAGCTCCGGGCTAAGACCATATATTTTAAAGAAACAATTGCCCAGGGTCTTTCAGGCATTGATGCAGAGATACAAGCTATTAAGGATCGTACTGAAAACGAACCTGATATGGACGTAAGCGAGAAAGTTGGCCTTTATACCCAACTGGATAAGCTGGAAAAAGACCGTAATAAGGAACTGGAAGACATCCTGATTAATATATTGCCGCAGGCATTTGCTGTTGTAAAAGAAACATCAAAACGTTTTGCGGAAAACAAAACTATTGAAGTTACGGCCACGCAGTTCGACCGCGAACTTGCCGCACGCAAGAACAACGTTATTATACAAGGCGATAAAGCTATTCACCACAACACCTGGATAGCTGCCGGAAACGAGGTTACCTGGAACATGGTGCACTATGATGTACAGCTGATAGGCGGTACAGTATTGCACCAGGGTAAAATCGCCGAGATGGCCACAGGTGAAGGTAAAACGCTGGTAGCTACGCTGCCTGCTTACCTTAACGCACTTGCAGGCCAGGGTGTACACATCGTAACCGTGAATGATTACCTCGCACGTCGTGATAGCGAATGGATGGGGCCATTGTACGAGTTCCACGGCCTTTCTGTTGATTGTATAGACAGGCACGAGCCAAACTCGGAAGAACGCCGAAAGGCTTATTTGGCCGATATCACGTTTGGTACTAATAACGAATTTGGTTTTGACTACCTGCGTGACAATATGACACGTAGCCCTGAAGAGCTGGTGCAGCGCAAACTGCATTTTGCCATGGTGGATGAGGTTGACTCGGTGTTAATTGATGATGCCCGTACACCGTTGATCATTTCTGGTCCGATCCCACGTGGTGACGAGCACGAGTTTTATGAGCTGAAACCGCGTATAGAGCGATTGGTGAATGCCCAAAAGACTTATGTGAATACCGTTCTGAACGAAGCTAAAAAAGCTATAAATGATGGCAAAAGCGGTGTTGATGAAGGTGGTCTAGCTTTATACCGTGCTTATCGTGCATTGCCAAAAAGCAAAGCATTGATTAAGTTCCTGAGCGAAGGCGCCAATAAATCTGTCCTGCTGAAGACGGAAAACTTCTACATGCAGGATCAGGGTAAGGACATGCCTAAGGTAGATTCGGAGCTGTTCTTCATTATCGATGAAAAGAACAACTCGGTTGAGCTTTCTGAAAAAGGTATTGAGCTGATCACCGCATCTGGCGAAGATCCTAACTTCTTTGTAATGCCTGATGTAGGCACCGAGATAGCCAACATTGAGAAAGCAGATTTGCCGGCAGATGAAAAAGTTGCCCGTAAAGATGCTTTGATGCGCGATTTCTCTATTAAATCTGAACGTATCCACTCCGTTAACCAGTTACTTAAAGCTTACACCTTATTTGAAAAGGACACCGAATACATCCTTGACGATGGTAAGGTAAAGATAGTTGACGAGCAAACCGGCCGTGTGCTGGATGGCCGCCGATACAGCGATGGCTTACACCAGGCTATTGAAGCTAAGGAAAACGTTAAGGTAGAGGATGCAACGCAAACCTTTGCTACTATCACCCTTCAAAACTATTTCAGGATGTACCACAAGCTTTGCGGTATGACCGGTACAGCTGTTACAGAAGCAGGCGAGTTCTGGGAAATATACAAACTGGATGTGGTAGAAATACCAACCAACACCAAGATTACACGTGATGACCGCCAGGATTTGGTTTACCGCACCGTACGTGAGAAGTACAATGCAGTTGCTGATGAGATTACCAAGCTTACACAAGCAGGCCGTCCGGTATTGGTAGGTACAACATCAGTAGAAATATCTGAATTACTGAGCCGTATGCTTAAGCTGCGCGGCATCAAACATAACGTATTGAACGCCAAGATGCACCAGAAAGAAGCCGACATTGTGGCTGAAGCTGGGCAGAGTGGCACGGTTACCATTGCCACCAACATGGCCGGCCGTGGTACGGATATAAAATTGGGCCCAGGCGTAAAAGAAGCCGGTGGTCTGGCTATTGTGGGTACCGAGCGCCACGAATCGCGCCGTGTAGACAGGCAGTTGCGTGGCCGTGCAGGTCGCCAGGGCGACCCGGGTTCCAGCCAGTTCTTCGTATCTCTTGAAGACAACCTGATGCGTTTATTTGGTTCGGAACGTATATCCGGCCTGATGGTGCGTATGGGTATAGAAGAAGG is part of the Mucilaginibacter terrenus genome and encodes:
- the secA gene encoding preprotein translocase subunit SecA gives rise to the protein MLEFFSKLFGSKSERDVKSIQPMVEKIKAEYDKLGQLSNDELRAKTIYFKETIAQGLSGIDAEIQAIKDRTENEPDMDVSEKVGLYTQLDKLEKDRNKELEDILINILPQAFAVVKETSKRFAENKTIEVTATQFDRELAARKNNVIIQGDKAIHHNTWIAAGNEVTWNMVHYDVQLIGGTVLHQGKIAEMATGEGKTLVATLPAYLNALAGQGVHIVTVNDYLARRDSEWMGPLYEFHGLSVDCIDRHEPNSEERRKAYLADITFGTNNEFGFDYLRDNMTRSPEELVQRKLHFAMVDEVDSVLIDDARTPLIISGPIPRGDEHEFYELKPRIERLVNAQKTYVNTVLNEAKKAINDGKSGVDEGGLALYRAYRALPKSKALIKFLSEGANKSVLLKTENFYMQDQGKDMPKVDSELFFIIDEKNNSVELSEKGIELITASGEDPNFFVMPDVGTEIANIEKADLPADEKVARKDALMRDFSIKSERIHSVNQLLKAYTLFEKDTEYILDDGKVKIVDEQTGRVLDGRRYSDGLHQAIEAKENVKVEDATQTFATITLQNYFRMYHKLCGMTGTAVTEAGEFWEIYKLDVVEIPTNTKITRDDRQDLVYRTVREKYNAVADEITKLTQAGRPVLVGTTSVEISELLSRMLKLRGIKHNVLNAKMHQKEADIVAEAGQSGTVTIATNMAGRGTDIKLGPGVKEAGGLAIVGTERHESRRVDRQLRGRAGRQGDPGSSQFFVSLEDNLMRLFGSERISGLMVRMGIEEGEVIQHSMITKSIERAQKKVEENNFGIRKRLLEYDDVMNSQRTVIYSKRKNALFGERLDVDLNNTIFDVVEDVVTEYKESNNFEGFQMEVIRLFSVDPELTQEEFAATSLNNLVDRTFNEVIDFYKRKQEFIANQAYPVIKDVYDTRGQYVENIMVPFTDGVHGIQVAVPLKKAVETNGTEVFKSFEKNVTLYLIDDAWKEHLREMDELKQSVQNAVYEQKDPLLVYKFEAFELFRQMLTNTNKELVSFLFRGGIAVQQEPEQVREAKPEPKMDLRNMRTSKPELIDSSGMPVDEMQEAPKITPVRVEQKIGRNDPCPCGSGKKFKNCHGVGQG
- the purD gene encoding phosphoribosylamine--glycine ligase — encoded protein: MNILILGSGGRESAFAWKISQSPKCSQLFIAPGNAGTGQYGTNVNLKVTDFEGIKAFCLTNSINLVLVGPEEPLVKGIHDFFLADEQIKHIPVVGPQQEAAQLEGSKDFSKAFMQRHNIPTAASKTFNRDTLQEGFDYLATAGLPIVLKADGLAAGKGVLICLTLEEARQELAEMLTEAKFGDASSKVVIEQFLQGIELSVFVMTDGNSYKILPEAKDYKRIGEGDTGLNTGGMGSVSPVPFADAEFMQKVEERVIIPTVEGLKAEGIPYKGFIFIGLMNCYGEPFVIEYNCRMGDPETESVMPRISSDFIDLLEGVAEGNLVEKQLEISEKVAATVVCVSGGYPGEYLKNKAISGIENVRDSHVFHAGTSFSGEDVINTGGRVLAITSLQDNMFDALQQATADASRIYYDGVYFRKDIGFDLL